One stretch of Candidatus Zixiibacteriota bacterium DNA includes these proteins:
- a CDS encoding flagellar biosynthesis protein FlhA — protein MTNQQKKNIKGYSESILLAGILIGVFSLVLPLPSFVLDLLIAFNLTFSILLLLLVLQVKRPLEFSSFPGLILIYTLFRLSLGLGCTRAILSQANAGKIVSAFGNLTIRGDYVAGLLVLLVLFLIQFLVITKGVNRTSEVIARFFLDSLPGKQMAIEGELNSGLINQDEARRRREEVSKEGDFYGSMEGAIKFVRGEAILSFILILINLIAGFAIGMLKKGMGYQDAFRTYALLAAGLGLVLQMPALLTSSTSGLIITRASARKSLASDLLSEYVPHPKTLILAVGAILLLGALSGFSLVAFLPLVVIGGSLGYFLLRKKGEEHHPEEEEKGIYPESKAEKNKTPVEPIRIDPIRIELGYGLLSLAQSSSSDNLFQTIPALRKEVASELGIRLPQVRVRDNLNLKPFEYSIILKEMELARKELFTDKFLVINPGDLPEIEGDDTIEPAFNLPAKWIDQDRKKEAEDKGYNLIEPKAVLTTHLFELFKENAYELFGLQETKDLLEELKIQYPALVEEIYPGNLSLVTIQKVFQGLLKEKVPVKDLLTIFEVLAEKSPQIKEPVLLTEAVRAGLKRTITRQYLDSEEKITVFTLDPKLDQIFSPSGELTDFKLDLKPELAGRLVNECRQKTEELKSKGLKPAVLLSSKARYPFRRFIGESIPDLGVLSYEEIVSGTRVYSIGSISLENEFTGEVGLKKELKPERL, from the coding sequence ATGACTAATCAACAGAAAAAAAATATAAAAGGTTACTCAGAGTCGATTCTCCTTGCAGGGATTTTGATCGGGGTCTTTTCACTGGTACTTCCTCTGCCTTCCTTTGTATTGGACCTTCTCATAGCTTTTAACCTGACTTTTTCAATTCTGCTTTTGCTTCTGGTTCTACAGGTTAAAAGACCACTTGAATTCTCTTCCTTTCCAGGGCTGATCTTAATCTACACTCTCTTTCGACTAAGCCTGGGATTAGGCTGCACCAGAGCAATCCTGAGCCAGGCTAATGCTGGAAAGATAGTTTCAGCCTTCGGGAACCTGACAATCAGAGGTGATTATGTAGCCGGGCTCCTGGTTTTGCTGGTCCTCTTCTTAATTCAGTTCTTAGTCATAACAAAAGGTGTAAACCGCACCTCTGAAGTGATTGCCAGGTTCTTTCTGGATTCTCTTCCAGGAAAACAGATGGCGATTGAAGGGGAATTGAATTCAGGACTGATCAATCAGGATGAAGCCAGAAGAAGAAGGGAAGAAGTGTCAAAAGAGGGAGATTTCTATGGTTCGATGGAGGGTGCAATCAAATTTGTCAGAGGAGAGGCGATACTTTCCTTCATCCTGATCCTCATAAACCTGATAGCCGGGTTTGCGATTGGGATGTTGAAGAAAGGGATGGGTTATCAGGACGCTTTTAGAACCTATGCACTTCTTGCGGCCGGCTTAGGTCTGGTCCTTCAGATGCCGGCTTTGCTTACCTCCTCGACATCGGGTTTGATAATCACCCGGGCTTCAGCCAGAAAGAGCTTAGCCTCTGATCTTTTAAGCGAGTATGTTCCTCACCCAAAGACTTTGATTCTTGCCGTAGGTGCCATTTTACTTTTAGGAGCCTTATCGGGTTTTTCCTTAGTTGCTTTTCTTCCTCTGGTGGTAATAGGCGGTTCCCTGGGATATTTTTTATTGAGAAAAAAAGGAGAAGAGCATCATCCAGAGGAAGAAGAGAAAGGGATATACCCGGAGTCAAAGGCAGAAAAGAACAAAACTCCAGTCGAGCCGATAAGAATAGACCCTATCAGGATTGAGTTAGGTTACGGGTTGCTCTCGCTTGCACAGAGTTCATCTTCGGACAACCTTTTTCAGACTATTCCAGCCTTAAGAAAGGAAGTAGCCTCAGAACTGGGTATAAGACTTCCCCAGGTCAGGGTAAGAGATAATCTAAATCTCAAGCCATTTGAATATTCCATAATCCTGAAAGAAATGGAGCTGGCTCGAAAAGAGCTTTTTACTGATAAGTTTCTGGTTATAAATCCAGGCGACCTCCCTGAAATTGAAGGAGACGATACGATTGAGCCTGCATTTAATCTCCCGGCTAAATGGATAGATCAGGATAGAAAAAAGGAGGCTGAGGATAAAGGATATAATCTAATAGAACCAAAAGCGGTTCTGACTACTCACCTGTTTGAGCTTTTTAAAGAAAATGCTTATGAGCTGTTCGGTCTGCAGGAAACCAAAGACCTTTTGGAAGAGCTGAAGATACAGTATCCCGCTTTAGTAGAGGAAATCTATCCTGGAAATCTCTCGCTGGTGACCATTCAAAAAGTCTTTCAGGGTCTTTTAAAGGAGAAAGTTCCAGTAAAGGATTTGCTCACCATCTTTGAAGTGTTAGCAGAAAAGAGTCCACAGATAAAAGAGCCTGTGCTTCTGACTGAAGCGGTTCGGGCAGGACTGAAAAGAACCATTACCCGGCAGTATCTGGATTCTGAAGAAAAGATAACCGTTTTTACCCTGGACCCGAAATTAGACCAGATTTTCTCTCCTTCAGGCGAGCTTACAGATTTTAAGCTGGACCTTAAGCCTGAGCTTGCAGGAAGATTAGTAAACGAATGCAGACAAAAAACTGAAGAGCTTAAGAGCAAAGGCCTTAAGCCAGCAGTCTTGCTTTCCTCCAAAGCCAGATATCCCTTCAGACGATTTATAGGAGAGAGCATTCCGGATTTAGGGGTGCTTTCCTATGAAGAGATTGTTTCCGGGACCAGGGTTTATTCTATAGGTAGCATAAGCCTGGAAAATGAATTCACGGGGGAAGTGGGGTTGAAGAAGGAATTAAAACCAGAAAGGTTGTGA
- a CDS encoding FliA/WhiG family RNA polymerase sigma factor encodes MTMEKDWGVYLKSKDPIRREKLLAEYLPLVKSVAGRMALGFPKSVELQDLVSTGVIGLVEAFSNFDPSRGVKFETYAVPRIRGAILDELRALDWVPRSTRAKSREIDRALTRLENKLGRIPTDRELAKFLKIPVEEIHSAKGDLSCSIVLSLDDLVYKEEDNRQIPRIETVEAAARENILNDLEKKELKAFLVSAIKHLSEQERLVIALYYYEEMTLKEIGEVMTISESRVSQIHTKAVMKLRGMIRDKFAL; translated from the coding sequence ATGACCATGGAAAAGGATTGGGGCGTTTACCTGAAAAGTAAAGACCCGATTAGAAGAGAGAAGCTTTTAGCCGAATATCTCCCATTAGTCAAAAGCGTAGCCGGGAGGATGGCTCTCGGTTTTCCCAAATCAGTGGAGCTACAGGACCTGGTAAGCACCGGGGTAATCGGTCTGGTGGAAGCCTTCTCCAATTTCGATCCCTCAAGGGGGGTCAAATTCGAAACCTATGCGGTCCCTCGCATAAGAGGAGCAATCCTGGATGAATTAAGAGCGCTGGACTGGGTGCCACGATCTACCCGAGCAAAATCCAGGGAGATAGACCGGGCTTTAACCAGGCTGGAGAATAAATTAGGACGAATACCCACTGATCGGGAGCTGGCTAAATTTTTGAAGATCCCGGTTGAAGAGATCCATTCGGCTAAAGGGGATCTATCTTGCTCCATCGTCCTCTCCTTAGATGACCTGGTCTATAAAGAGGAGGACAATCGCCAGATCCCCCGGATAGAAACAGTAGAAGCTGCTGCTCGCGAAAATATCCTGAACGACCTGGAGAAAAAGGAGCTGAAAGCTTTTCTGGTATCTGCGATTAAGCATCTCTCTGAACAGGAGAGGTTAGTCATAGCCCTTTATTATTACGAGGAGATGACCCTGAAGGAGATAGGCGAGGTCATGACCATCTCTGAATCCAGAGTCTCCCAGATCCACACTAAGGCAGTTATGAAATTGAGAGGAATGATTCGAGATAAATTTGCCCTTTAA
- a CDS encoding EscU/YscU/HrcU family type III secretion system export apparatus switch protein — protein MFNQDYQDKTEPASPRKKEEARKKGYVPLSIELNFSFVLLSFFLVLACLFFPLLSAAKEVFKYNFNKIISPDLSLRSFESFFYNWSTYFFKIILPLALLPLIPGILSHLLQSNFLLTFKTPFSSRGRFNSIGYQSSGLTSRLSRFLSKTTLYEGIKFSLKLGALGFLGFLLIKKELPNLLTLSDRNAVELLTYFSSILFKLGLGVVGVYLVFGMGDYLFQRWQYQKEMRMTREELIRELREEEGSPEIKGAFRDFIR, from the coding sequence ATGTTTAACCAAGATTACCAGGATAAAACTGAACCAGCCTCTCCCCGCAAAAAGGAGGAGGCTCGAAAAAAAGGTTATGTGCCTCTATCGATAGAGTTAAACTTTTCCTTTGTTCTGTTAAGCTTTTTCCTGGTTTTAGCTTGTCTTTTCTTCCCTCTGTTATCTGCAGCTAAAGAAGTCTTCAAGTATAACTTTAACAAGATAATCTCGCCGGATTTGAGTCTGCGGAGTTTTGAATCGTTCTTTTATAATTGGTCGACCTATTTCTTTAAGATAATCCTTCCGCTGGCTTTATTACCCTTAATACCGGGAATTCTTTCTCATCTATTACAATCGAATTTTCTTCTGACTTTTAAAACTCCATTCTCAAGCAGAGGAAGATTCAATTCCATAGGATACCAATCTTCAGGATTGACTTCGAGATTGTCCAGGTTTCTCTCGAAAACAACTTTATATGAAGGGATAAAATTCAGTCTGAAACTCGGTGCATTAGGTTTTCTTGGGTTTTTGCTGATCAAAAAAGAGCTTCCTAATCTGTTAACGCTGTCTGACAGAAATGCTGTCGAGCTTCTTACATATTTCTCATCAATTTTATTCAAGCTCGGACTGGGAGTTGTAGGGGTTTACTTAGTTTTCGGAATGGGGGACTATCTGTTCCAGAGATGGCAATATCAGAAGGAAATGAGAATGACCAGAGAAGAGCTTATAAGAGAACTAAGAGAAGAGGAAGGTTCTCCTGAGATTAAGGGAGCCTTTAGAGATTTCATAAGATAA